The Dethiosulfovibrio peptidovorans DSM 11002 nucleotide sequence CAAAAGGCTGTTGGCGGAGTTGAGCGACATTCTGTCGGCGTCGGGAACCACCGCTATCCTCCTGGAGGCTACGACGGGACGAAGTGACAGCTCCTCCGACATTCTACGACATTGATCCACCGAAGGAGCTCCTTCCTCGGAGGCTACGATGAGATCAGGGTGTCCGTCCTCGGACCACGCGAGACAGGACGGACAGCTCCCGCATCCGATCAGATCGTCGCAGAGCCACAGTTCCGCGGCCTTTCTCAAAAGTGATGTATGCAACGATTGAGGAGCTACCATAGCCAGAGCAGACGGCAGCATCCTCCTATTCAAGGCGGATTCCATTTCTCCCCAGGCAGCGCTGCCCTCTAGAAAAGAAGAGAGATCAGACATCCCTTTATATCCTCCATAAGTCTGAGAACCCTGGTACGGCTGTTCTCCCTGAAAAGAACCTGTTCCAGCTCCTCCAGCCATGCGTCGGTCTGCTCGACTACCAGGAAGCCTCTCTTGTCCCCTCTACGCCACTTCAGATCCCTTCTTAGTCTCACGCCCTTAAGGGCCCTGTCTAAAAGCTGCCTCACCAGTTCCCTATACCTGGACATTATAGCCGTGGATGGAACGCTGGACAGCTTCGTACCTACGTCCTCGAGCTCCTTGAAAAGTGCCTCTAGTTCCATGATCTGGACAGTCTGATCGAAAGAGCTGCCTCTTCCTCCTGAGGAGGAGACTGCCCTGCCGTCGCCCTTCAGGGGAACTTCCACTCCACCGGAACGCTCTCCTGAAATTCTATTTATAGCTGCCAAGGAATCAACCCCTCCAGGGACTCCATCAAGCGGGAGAACACGACGTTCTCCTCTCCTTCTCCGTCTATCCTGATAATTCTATCCTCGTAGCTCTCCCTCAGAGACTGAAAACCGGACCGGACTCTATCGAGAAAATCGGAGTCCTCCTCCATACGATCGAGACTCCCTCTCGAGCTTATTCTACCCAGCGAGCAGGAAAGTGGCACGTCTATCCAGAAGGTCACGTCGGGAACGGGAAAATCGCTCCAGTTGAAAAGCCCCTCCACGAAGGTCGGATCCAACCCTCTACCGAAGCACTGATAGGCAAGGGTAGAGTCGGTATATCTATCGCATATGACTATGTCGCCCCTGTCCAGAGCGGGAATCACTACCTGCAGAAGATGCTCGCATCTGTCCGCCATGAACAGGAAAAGCTCCGTGTGTTCGTGACGAAGATCCCCGCCGAGGAGTATACGTCTGATCTCCCCCCCATGGGACCAGTCTCCAGGCTCCTTGGTGAGAACCACGGAACGTCCCCTTTCCTCCAGGTGATCTCTCAACAACATAGCCTGGGTAGATTTTCCACAGCCATCTATACCTTCCAGGGAAATGAATAAACCCGAACGATGCGCTAAAGACAATTGTCGCATATAATACCCTCGTTTCTCATAAAAAAGAAAAGGAGGATCATCATGACCGACAAAAAAACGAGAAAAGGCCGCACCAATAGCTGGACGCGATACGGCAAGGTCGACATGACAGAATCCCTAAGATTTCTTATGGACACCGCAACCGCTAATAAGACCGAGAGAGAGTGGGTACGGTGGCTCCAATCGGATCTCGAAAGAAAAGGATCCAAGGAAGTAAGAGAGACTTCCTCTCTAAAACCGTGCGATACGGTTCACATGAACTGGAAAGGACGGGCCCTTCTCGCCGCTAAGGTGGGCAAAAAAGGTCTATCTTCGGGAGTCACGGTAATAGCATCCCACATAGATTCACCCAGGGTCGACATAAAAAGTCGCCCTCTTTACGAGGAAGGCAACTTGGCCCTTCTCGACTGCCATTATTACGGAGGTTTGAAAAAATATCAATGGACCAACGTCCCTCTGGCGTTACACGGAGAGATCCATAAAGGGGACGGGGCCTCCGAACACATCGTCATAGGAGAGGATGCGTCCGAACCGGTCCTGATGATACCGGACCTGGAACCCCACGTGGACAGAGACATGGCCAAGAGGAAGGCATCGGAGACGGTCGTGGGCGAGGACCTCGACGCCATAGTCGGTCATCGCCCGATAGAGAACGACGAGACAGAGAACCCGATAAAAGAAGCTGTACTGTCTCTCCTAAAAGATCGGTTCGCCATGGAAGAGCAGGACTTTTTGTCCGCCGATCTCGCCCTCGTACCGGCGGGACCGGCTAGACTCGCGGGATTGGACGAGTCGATGGTTTCGGCCTACGGGTTGGACGACAGGATCTGCACCTCCATGTCCTACAAAGCCTTCTGCGACATGGAGACTCCTGATAAAACGGCTATCTTCGTGGCTGTCGACAGGGAGGAAATAGGCAGCGAAAGCATAGGTGGAATCCAGGGGACCTTTTTGGATCTATTCCTCCTGGAGCTCCTTCGATCTGCGGAGAACAGATCGGATATCCTCTCCCTAAGGAGACTCTACTCGGAAAGCTGTGCCATAAGCGCAGACGTAACGTCCGGCATGAACCCCCTCTACAAGAAAAACTACGTCAGAGACCAGCAGGCTCTCTTAGGAAACGGCGTGGGGGTGGTCAAGTTCACCGGAAGCGGCGGAAAATACGACGGCAACGAGGCACGAGGCGAATTCGTCGCTGCGGTGATAGCCTGTCTGGATAGAGCGGAGATCCCATGGCAGACGGGCAGCTTCGGAACGGTGGATAAAGCCGGAGGAGGAACCATCGGAAAATATCTGGCAAGGACTGGGATGGACACGTTGGATATGGGACCGACGCTCCTATCGATGCACGCCCCCATGGAGATAGCCAGCGTTGCCGACGTAGAGGCGCTATATCGGTCCTACATAGCGCTGTGGAGCGATCTAGGACACTTCTAATAGACTCCAAGCAGAGAGAGGATGGCGAAAGATCGTTTCGGCCATCCTCTCTTTTCGCTTATTCCTTTTCCTTAGAGGTCCCTTCACCTTCCTTGCCTTCAGGAACCACAACAAAGCTTTTCTGAAGGCTTCCGTCGACGTAATAATCCGAGCGATAGACCCTCATAGATCCCTCTTTTATCTTACGCCGTCTTATCTCGCCGGGAAACTCCAGAGACCGGGGAGAACGGAAGTCCTCGGGCATCTCGGACCCCATGTCCTGATAGATCAACTCTATCACGACCTCGTTATTCCTTTCCCTGTCGTCCAACTCGCCTAAAAGCTCGGGAAGACTGGATATAGAACGATCCATATCCCCCATTTCCCCACCGTCTGGCTCTCCCAAACCGCCTCCCCGAACGGCTATCCTGCAGGGACCGATGGCTTTTTCCGGAACTATAAGGGAAAACTCCCTTGTCCTGGATTTACCTCTGTAGGGCCTGAGATCGACCGATACAATGACAGTATCTCCCGGGCTATAGGTATCGCCGTCCAGTCTTATGGAGTCGACATATAGGATACGGGGATCTCTGGTAACGTCCACAGCGAAATGGACCCCTAGAGGAAGAAGTTCCCTGAAGGGATTCAAGGCCACGGTGGATACCAACCCCTCGACCTCCTTGGACATGGTCTCCACTATATCTGACGGAGAGAAGAGATAATTTGTGTAGGTCCAGCCTCTCGGGAGACCTCCTCCCTCGAAGGTGACTGTCAACTTGGCGGTCCCCGCTCCTTTTCTGCCCCAAAGATCGTCGGTCAACCCCATGAACACCGCAGGAACGGCCCTGGAGACCAAAAAAGGCTCAGGGACCGCCCTGAAACGGCGTATCTCCCTCTTTCCCTGATCTCTGTCGTGAAAACGGAGGGAAAGGTCCAGGGCCGGGGCGAAAGTTCCCATTCGTCCTCCTATAGCCTGAGGTCTATCTTGGGTCACAGTCCCAACTATGGGGCCGAATGATCCGATCTTGAAGGGAGCTTCAACGCTTGGTATAACGTGATGTATCCAGGCCTTGGTGACCGGATAGGACACCGCACCGTTGGAGATAAACGGATGGGCGAAGGCCAGGAAACGACCGTCCTCGGCCAGAGCGGAAAGGGTTCCGGTGGCACCTAGGGTGACATCCCCCCATACCAGAAGCACCCCTATGGCGCTTCCGGGAACCAAGGAAGACCCGTATTCCACGGCATCGGCTCCCCTCCAGGAAGATCCCGCCAAAACCACAGGCATATCCAGGGACTCGGAAAGCCTCTGGCGAGATCTTCCTCCTATCCCTGACAGGGAGAGGACCATCCTTTCCGCCTTGGGCTCCATATCCGACGAAACCTTGCCTGTTTCGGTTAGATAGTCTACGAAGGGGACGAACTTTCTTTTCATGTCCTTCCAGGAGAAGATCTGGCACATGTCATCTATAGGGGTAACCAGACCCAACCTGTGATCGCTGAAGTTCCATCCGTAACCTATAGCGCCTATCAGCTTTTTACCGACAAAGACAGGGCTCCCGCTCATGCCGGCGGCTATCCCACCGGTGGCCTCGATTATCGGCCCCTCGGCCCGTATAAGGATGAGGTTCGACGGAGTTCCGTTTTGGGGAATCACGCTTATCACGGTTACTGGGAAGGTCTTTACGGAGGTCCCGGAGACAACGGTGTAGGCCTTTCCTTTGAGACCGGGGACCACGTCTTCGACGTCCATGACAGGCACATTCGGAGAAAATGTAACGCTTGCCATGGAAGGAGAGGCTATCCACAGAGCAACTAGGGCCAGAGATAGAGACATACATATGAAGAAGCGGTTCATCTCTTTCTCCATCTGAGGTAGGACAGGATGAACCGCTCCAGGTCCCCGTCCAGGACCGCCGCGGCGTTCCCCGTCTCCTCGCCTGTCCTGTGATCCTTGACCATGGTATAGGGATGGAGCACATAGGACCTTATCTGATTTCCCCAGGATATCTCCTTCTTGTCGTGGAGACTGTCCAGGGTATCCTGTCGTTCCGACATGGATCTTTCGTATAGCTTTCCCCTCAGCACCTGCATCGCCACCGCTTTGTTCATATGCTGGGATCGCTCGTTTTGACAGGATACGACTATACCGGTCGGGATATGGGTTATGCGAACCGCCGAATCGGTCATGTTGACATGCTGCCCCCCTGCTCCACTCGCCCGAAAGGTATCTATGCGCAGATCCTCGGTCCTGATATCCACCTCGACATCGTCCGGGAGCTCGGGAGCCACGTCTACCGAGGCAAAGCTGGTGTGTCTTCTTTTAGCGGTATCGAAAGGTGATATGCGAACCAGACGATGAACCCCGACCTCCGACTGGAGATACCCGTAGGCGAAATCGCCCTCGACCAACAAAGTCACCGTTTTGATGCCACCTTCCTCGTCCCTCTGATAGTCTAGAATCTTGGTTTTATAGTGGTTGGACTCGCACCAACGGAGGTACATCCTGTATAGCATCTCCGCCCAATCCTGAGAATCCAGTCCCCCGGACCCGGCATGGACGGTCATTATCGCGTTGTTGCCATCGTAGTCCCCGTTCAGGAGAAGCTCCATGCTGAAGGCATCCATCGACTTGGAAAGACTCTCGGACCTAGAGAAAAACTCCGCTTCCAACTCCTGGTCGTCCTCCTCGTCCAGAAGCTCCGCCAGGACGACCAGATCCTGATACTCGGAGCTCATTCTGTCCCAGGAGGAAATCCTGCTCTCCAGCCTGGCCAGATCGGTGGATATTCGCTGGGCATCGTCTCTTCCCCAGAAATCGGGCAAAGCCATTATCTCGTGAAGTCTGCCGGTCTCACCTCTCAAAGAAGGCAGGTCAAAGACTTTCCTGCAGGTCCGACAGCAGAGCCTGAAGTTCCTCCAATACAGCGGATGTGGATATATTATTCACTTTCCGTCCTCCATTTCTCACTTATAAAATCGGTAAGGTCATCATTATAACATCTCTTAAGGTACGGCATAGGGCACGGCGGAGGACACAAATCACTTCTTTTCATGTATAATCACCATGAAGATAAGCGATAAAAAAAGGAGGTGTCTCCATGCCTCGACTGACCGAGATGTCAAGGACGAGCGGCTGAGCCGCAAAAATAGGTCCGGCGGACCTAGACGAGGTACTGAAGGCCTTTCCGGTCCCCGAAGACGACCGTCTTATAACGACCTGGGACTGCGGAGAGGACGCTGCTCTTTGGGAGATAGACGAGAATAGGGTCGGTATACTCACTCTGGATTTCATAACCCCCGTGGTGGACGACCCTAAAGCCTGGGGAGAGATAGCGGCGGCCAACGCCATAAGCGACGTGTTCGCCATGGGGGGCAGACCTTTCGTGGCTCTCAACATCGTCGCTTTCCCCATAAACTGCCTCCCTCTGGATACCCTAAAGGGTGTAATGGAAGGAGGTTACTCGAAGGTAATCGACTCTGGTGCCTTCCTCATGGGAGGACACAGCGTAGAGGACGAAGAGCCCAAGTACGGGCTCTGTGTTTTCGGTGAAGTGGAAAAAGACGCTCTCTGGAAGACGACCGGAGCCGACCCGGGGGACCTGCTCATACTGACCAAGCCTCTCGGAAGCGGCATAATAGCCACCGCGGTAAAGGCAGATATGGTGGACGACCCTGTTTGGGCCGAAGACGCGACGAAATGGATGAGCAAATTGAACGATCTGCCGCTGAAGATGGCCCGATCGATGAGAAAAGCCATCAAGAGCTGCACCGACGTCACCGGTTTCGGGCTGGCCGGTCACTGCCTCGATATGCTTTCGACCAAAAAGGTGAACCTGGAACTGAAATCTGAAAAACTGCCTCTGATGGACGGCGCCTTAGAGCTGGCCTCTATGGGACTTCTACCCGCTGGGGCCTACACCAACAGGTCTCTTTACGAGGGAAGGGTGGAGGGACTGGATTCGATGGGCGAAAGAGCCGACTTCCTCTTCGATCCTCAGACCAGTGGAGGGCTTCTCCTGACCGTATCTCCCGATAAAAGCGAGGAGCTTATGGAGCTGGCAATCGAGAACGGTTTTGAGAAGACCGCGGTAATAGGACGTTTCAAAGATGGAGACGGAAGGATACAGATAGTTTAAACCGAGAGCTTCCCGGACCGGGTCCGGGAAGCTCTTATTTTTCCTTGGATCTAAGGACGTTCCACAGGGCCAGATAACGATCGTTCAAGACCCCGACCGGATCGGACTTCACCGTCAATGGATCCATCCATACGAACCCAGGGACCTCCCGAGCGACCTCTATCAAGGTCGGATCGGACAGATGGTCGACCAATACCCCGTCGTATCCTTCCTTCCATGATGTCAAGATCTTGACCAGGTCTTTCTTTTCGCTTTCTTTTTTTGCCGGAAGGGCTCCGGCAAGCTGAGACATCATGTCCTCCGTAGGGGTCTCCACCACGCATCCGGCCGCCACGAAAAGCAAGTCCGAAGATCCGGAGAGACTGAGGATCCTGGCACCTTTCAAAAGTTTTCTACCCATCGATACCGTGCTGTCCAGTCTGCTCTGAAACTCTGCCAAACGGCGCTGGTAGTAACTGTAGCCGTCGGGGTCGAGGTCGGCAATGGCCACCAGAACCCTCTGTCCCACAAAAGGCAGAGAGGCAGGATCGGAGAAGATCTCTTCTATGGAACGATCGACTGGAAAATCGCTGTAGAGGACGGCTAATCCGGCGGACTCCAGGGATAACCCATATTTCTTACCGTCCGACCTGTCCAGACACAGGGCCCTCTTAGGCATATCGTCCACATTTATCCTGTACCGGATAAAATTTCCGTCGTCCCAACCGGAAAGAGGCACTACGGAAAGGTTTACCCCTCCCAAAAAGGACGCCATGGAGGCCAGACAGGGATCGGTGACGGCAAGTCTCCAAGGAGAAGCTGAAAAGGCCGGACTTTCGGCTAAAAAAAAGACGGCTAAGGCGAGAGCGAAACCCCTTGCCCTCGACCCGATGGTCGTCTTAGAGATCATGGCAAATCAGACCTAGCGGCTGCCCGGTTTGTAAGGTTTGCTGCCATCCGAACAGAGTGGGCATTCGTCTGGATCGTACACGGGAAAAGACACCTTCCATAAAGACAGGGGATCCTTATCGAAGCAGTGCTTTCCTCCGCTTCTGTCCACTATGCAGGCTGTGTCCACCCACTCGCATCCAGCCTCTGAGAGACACCTTCCCACCTCGGCAGCGGAGCCTCCGGTGGTGATGACGTCCTCCACTACCACGAACCGCTCTCCTACAGGAACAGGGAACCTCCTGAGGGACATCTTTCCGTTTTCCCTCTCGCAGAAGATGAAGGGAACACCGAGGGCTTTAGCTACCTCGTGACCTATTATGAGCCCTCCTATTGCGGGAGACGCTACGAAATCGATGGACTTCCCCTTCAGCGACTCGGCTATGCTACGACCGGCGAAATCTGCATTATCGGGAAAACGAAGCATCATAGCGCACTGCATATAATGGCCGCTGTGCTTGCCGGATGTCAGGAGGAAATGCCCCTTCAGATACGCTTCGGACTCCAGCATCAGTTCCTCGAGTTTATCCCTTATCTGACTCATCCCTTGAGCCCCTCCCTTATTGAATCTCCTATAACGTTCATGGCCGATTCTATGTCGTCCGCCTTGTATATTGGACGTCCCATCACTACATAGTCCGCACCGTTCTTTATAGCCTGACAGGGGGTGGCGATCCTGGTCTGGTCGTCTCCCAGAGAGGTCAGTCTGACCCCGGGAACCACCTTGAGAAGTCCGGGCCTGACTCTGTCTTTTATCACCGGAAGGTCCAGAGGAGAGCAGACCACTCCGTCGAGTCCGGAATCGTCGCACAGCCAAGCTCTCTGCCTCAAGGCCTCTTCCATGGGACAACCAGGGGTAGCCTCCGACCAGACCTCCTCGTTAAAGCTGGTCAGCACCGAGATACCGAAAAGTTTCATAGAGGAACCCATTCTATCCCTTGCAGCCACAGCTTCCTCCAGCATCCTTCGACCTCCCGCCGCGTGCAGAGTCAGGGACCAAAGTCCTATCCCTCCGAAAGCCTCCACCGCGAGACGTATGGTATTAGGTATGTCGTGGAGCTTGAGATCGAGGAAGACCTTGAAGCCGTAGTCCACCATTTCCTTTACAAAATGGACTCCTCCGAGGGCGAAAAGTCTCGGACCTATCTTTACGTAATCAAGTTTCCCCCTCACCAGATTCAACGTCTTTCTGGCATCCGCCAGGGTGTCGAGGTCCAGGGCCATTATCAGGGGAAGCTCGGCGTCTCGGTGCATAAAAATTCCTCCTCGTTCCAAATCGTCGCCTATCTTTTGGCGATACCGATGAGAGATCTCAGATCCTCTACTTTTTCCTTGGTCATATAGGCCTTCACTTCTCTGAGGATATTCTCGGGAAGACGAATATCTCTGAACATCCCCGTTCCGAGCTCTACAGCGGTAGCTCCGGCCATTATCATGGACAGAAGATCCCGACCGGAGGAGACTCCGCCGCAGCCTATGACCGGAATGGACACGGCTGACGAGACCTGCCAGACGAGGCGAAGGGCCATCGGGAAGACCGCCGGGCCGGAGAATCCCGCCACCACCCTGTCGAAGACCGCTTTCCTGCTGTCGACGTCTATAGCCATACCCAGCCATGTATTTGCCACGACCAAAGCGTCAGCTCCTGAATCCTCGGCGGCTCTGGCCACGCCTTCCGGATCGGGGGCTTGTGGTGTCATCTTGACCCAAAGAGGCCCTTTCCAGATCTTCTGTACCATAGACACCGCCTGAGACGTCAGGACAGGGCTTACCCCCCATGACATGCACCCCTTGTCCACGTTGGGACAGGACACGTTAAGCTCTATGGCGTCCACGCAGTCCGCTACCTCCACCAGCCGTTCCACTATTAAGGCGAGGCCTCTCTCGTCCTCCATGGACACGTTGGCTATTATAGGAACGCCGTAAGATTTGAGCTTGGGGATCTTTTCGTCGACGAAATCGTCTATTCCGGTGTTTTGAAGACCTATGCTGTTCAGCAAGCCGCAGGGTGTTTCCCATATTCTATGGCCGGGGTTGCCGTCTTTAGGCGATTCGGTTATGGCCTTTGAACAGACGGCTCCGACGTGACGGAGAAGGTCCTCTCTCCAGAGAGATTCGTCGTAACCCCACGTACCGGAGGCTATTATCACAGGAGATCGAAGGGGCACCGATCCGATATTCACCGAAAGATCAAGCATTCCATACGACCTCCTCCAAATTGAAGACAGGGCCATCTGCACAGACACGCTTCTTACCTTGGACCGTCTCTATGACACAGCCGCAGCAGGCTCCGATTCCGCAGGCCATCCGGCTTTCCAGGCTTACCTGACACGATACAGGCTCCAGCTTTACCATAGCCGCCATCATTCCCATGGGCCCACAGGCGTATATCGGACAGGACTCCCCTTTTTCAAGACCGTCAAGAGCCGTTCCCCTGACTCCGATGGAGCCGTCGTCGGAGAATACCTCCATCTCGGGACACCTCGCTTCCAGATAGTCCACGAACGGCCCCCACCCCTCGCCGGGGACTCCTAGGACGAATCGTCCCGCCCCGAAGACCTGCCTGGCGAATAAAAGAGGCGCCGCCCCTAAAGCTCCCGCTACGTATATAGGCGACGATTCCGGAGATGAAAAACCACGTCCCATAGGTCCTCTGACCACGAGATCGTCGCCTACGGAACGTTCCGCCAGAAGAGAAGTTCCCCGCCCTACCAGCTTTATCAGCAACTCAAGATCCTCTCCATGTACCGCCGATACGGCGAAGGGGCGCATCAATAGAGGGTCCATCCCCCAGGAGGGATCCCTAAGCAGCACGAACTGCCCCGGATAGATGGACTCGGCTATAGAGGGACACCTCACCCTGATCGACAATATGTCCTCTCCTACCATCTCTCTGGCCGTTATCTTACAGGGAAAATCGTCGACATTGCCGCTCATATCCCCACCCCCATTATTTTTTCAAAAATACCTACAGATATCCATCCGCTATCCTCGAGAGATCTCCTTCGTGTTCGAGACCGAGAAGTCCGGCAGGTCCCGAGGTAAGACATTCGAGCAGTTTCTCCTCCGAAACGTAGGGGAACTCGCTCCGCCTCGTTCTCAAAAGCGACAGAGCCGCATCGGGCAAGGTCTCGAAACCAAAGGGAGCCTCCGGAAACGGAACCATCTCGTCCTCCTCCGATATCTGGACATGGCCGCTGGTGATCGCATCCACCGTGCCGTCCTCAATCCCTTCCCAGAGGGCCTTTCTGTCGCTATCGGACCTCAGGGGTATCTCCGTCTTGAGGTACGGATCCCATCGGGATTTGATAAGATCTTCCTCGGTAAGACACAGGGAGAAAGATGTCACCGAACAGGTCACGTCTAGACACTTCGCCTTGGCCTCTCTCACCATGTCCACTCCCCTCTCGGTGGAGACACCGTGAAGATGAAGCGGGATATCGAACTCTCCCGCCATCTCCAATGCCCTGAATATGCCTATGGACTCGGCTACCACCGGAAATCCCTTCATTCCGGACACGGAGGAAGCCCTGCCCTCCGACACCAGAGCTCCCCTGGTCAGAGGCTCCTCGTCCGGCACCAGCGCCAGACGACATCCAAGACCGGAGCAATATGCCATGATATTTCTAAGCAACTCGCTCTTTCCGCCTAGAGCTCGACCTCCGTATATCATACCAGCCCCTAAAAGCTCCTGGGAGGTCCTTATGTTGGCCATGGTGCCATCGGGCTTCAGGGCATCGACCACAGGGACGACCGCAACTCCGTCGAATTCCGAAGCCTCTAGGTCGGCTATAACCCCTAAAGCTCCGTAACCTCCGGATCCCGCCAGAGCACAGATTCTGCCGATAGAGTCGGCGTTTCCTCTGACGAAAAGATCCACGAAGCCCTTAACCCTCATATCGCCTCACCTCCGAGACAGAGTTCGAGGACGGCCATCCTCGCTGCGACCCCGCTCCTAACCTGATCCAGGATCAGGCTGTTGGGGC carries:
- a CDS encoding DUF327 family protein → MAAINRISGERSGGVEVPLKGDGRAVSSSGGRGSSFDQTVQIMELEALFKELEDVGTKLSSVPSTAIMSRYRELVRQLLDRALKGVRLRRDLKWRRGDKRGFLVVEQTDAWLEELEQVLFRENSRTRVLRLMEDIKGCLISLLF
- the tmk gene encoding dTMP kinase → MRQLSLAHRSGLFISLEGIDGCGKSTQAMLLRDHLEERGRSVVLTKEPGDWSHGGEIRRILLGGDLRHEHTELFLFMADRCEHLLQVVIPALDRGDIVICDRYTDSTLAYQCFGRGLDPTFVEGLFNWSDFPVPDVTFWIDVPLSCSLGRISSRGSLDRMEEDSDFLDRVRSGFQSLRESYEDRIIRIDGEGEENVVFSRLMESLEGLIPWQL
- a CDS encoding peptidase M18, which encodes MTDKKTRKGRTNSWTRYGKVDMTESLRFLMDTATANKTEREWVRWLQSDLERKGSKEVRETSSLKPCDTVHMNWKGRALLAAKVGKKGLSSGVTVIASHIDSPRVDIKSRPLYEEGNLALLDCHYYGGLKKYQWTNVPLALHGEIHKGDGASEHIVIGEDASEPVLMIPDLEPHVDRDMAKRKASETVVGEDLDAIVGHRPIENDETENPIKEAVLSLLKDRFAMEEQDFLSADLALVPAGPARLAGLDESMVSAYGLDDRICTSMSYKAFCDMETPDKTAIFVAVDREEIGSESIGGIQGTFLDLFLLELLRSAENRSDILSLRRLYSESCAISADVTSGMNPLYKKNYVRDQQALLGNGVGVVKFTGSGGKYDGNEARGEFVAAVIACLDRAEIPWQTGSFGTVDKAGGGTIGKYLARTGMDTLDMGPTLLSMHAPMEIASVADVEALYRSYIALWSDLGHF
- a CDS encoding SpoIVB peptidase S55 domain-containing protein translates to MEKEMNRFFICMSLSLALVALWIASPSMASVTFSPNVPVMDVEDVVPGLKGKAYTVVSGTSVKTFPVTVISVIPQNGTPSNLILIRAEGPIIEATGGIAAGMSGSPVFVGKKLIGAIGYGWNFSDHRLGLVTPIDDMCQIFSWKDMKRKFVPFVDYLTETGKVSSDMEPKAERMVLSLSGIGGRSRQRLSESLDMPVVLAGSSWRGADAVEYGSSLVPGSAIGVLLVWGDVTLGATGTLSALAEDGRFLAFAHPFISNGAVSYPVTKAWIHHVIPSVEAPFKIGSFGPIVGTVTQDRPQAIGGRMGTFAPALDLSLRFHDRDQGKREIRRFRAVPEPFLVSRAVPAVFMGLTDDLWGRKGAGTAKLTVTFEGGGLPRGWTYTNYLFSPSDIVETMSKEVEGLVSTVALNPFRELLPLGVHFAVDVTRDPRILYVDSIRLDGDTYSPGDTVIVSVDLRPYRGKSRTREFSLIVPEKAIGPCRIAVRGGGLGEPDGGEMGDMDRSISSLPELLGELDDRERNNEVVIELIYQDMGSEMPEDFRSPRSLEFPGEIRRRKIKEGSMRVYRSDYYVDGSLQKSFVVVPEGKEGEGTSKEKE
- the prfB gene encoding peptide chain release factor 2 (programmed frameshift), encoding MNNISTSAVLEELQALLSDLQESLDLPSLRGETGRLHEIMALPDFWGRDDAQRISTDLARLESRISSWDRMSSEYQDLVVLAELLDEEDDQELEAEFFSRSESLSKSMDAFSMELLLNGDYDGNNAIMTVHAGSGGLDSQDWAEMLYRMYLRWCESNHYKTKILDYQRDEEGGIKTVTLLVEGDFAYGYLQSEVGVHRLVRISPFDTAKRRHTSFASVDVAPELPDDVEVDIRTEDLRIDTFRASGAGGQHVNMTDSAVRITHIPTGIVVSCQNERSQHMNKAVAMQVLRGKLYERSMSERQDTLDSLHDKKEISWGNQIRSYVLHPYTMVKDHRTGEETGNAAAVLDGDLERFILSYLRWRKR
- the selD gene encoding selenide, water dikinase SelD, producing the protein MPRLTEMSRTSGUAAKIGPADLDEVLKAFPVPEDDRLITTWDCGEDAALWEIDENRVGILTLDFITPVVDDPKAWGEIAAANAISDVFAMGGRPFVALNIVAFPINCLPLDTLKGVMEGGYSKVIDSGAFLMGGHSVEDEEPKYGLCVFGEVEKDALWKTTGADPGDLLILTKPLGSGIIATAVKADMVDDPVWAEDATKWMSKLNDLPLKMARSMRKAIKSCTDVTGFGLAGHCLDMLSTKKVNLELKSEKLPLMDGALELASMGLLPAGAYTNRSLYEGRVEGLDSMGERADFLFDPQTSGGLLLTVSPDKSEELMELAIENGFEKTAVIGRFKDGDGRIQIV
- the pyrE gene encoding orotate phosphoribosyltransferase, which gives rise to MSQIRDKLEELMLESEAYLKGHFLLTSGKHSGHYMQCAMMLRFPDNADFAGRSIAESLKGKSIDFVASPAIGGLIIGHEVAKALGVPFIFCERENGKMSLRRFPVPVGERFVVVEDVITTGGSAAEVGRCLSEAGCEWVDTACIVDRSGGKHCFDKDPLSLWKVSFPVYDPDECPLCSDGSKPYKPGSR
- the pyrF gene encoding orotidine-5'-phosphate decarboxylase; translated protein: MHRDAELPLIMALDLDTLADARKTLNLVRGKLDYVKIGPRLFALGGVHFVKEMVDYGFKVFLDLKLHDIPNTIRLAVEAFGGIGLWSLTLHAAGGRRMLEEAVAARDRMGSSMKLFGISVLTSFNEEVWSEATPGCPMEEALRQRAWLCDDSGLDGVVCSPLDLPVIKDRVRPGLLKVVPGVRLTSLGDDQTRIATPCQAIKNGADYVVMGRPIYKADDIESAMNVIGDSIREGLKG
- a CDS encoding dihydroorotate dehydrogenase, producing MLDLSVNIGSVPLRSPVIIASGTWGYDESLWREDLLRHVGAVCSKAITESPKDGNPGHRIWETPCGLLNSIGLQNTGIDDFVDEKIPKLKSYGVPIIANVSMEDERGLALIVERLVEVADCVDAIELNVSCPNVDKGCMSWGVSPVLTSQAVSMVQKIWKGPLWVKMTPQAPDPEGVARAAEDSGADALVVANTWLGMAIDVDSRKAVFDRVVAGFSGPAVFPMALRLVWQVSSAVSIPVIGCGGVSSGRDLLSMIMAGATAVELGTGMFRDIRLPENILREVKAYMTKEKVEDLRSLIGIAKR
- a CDS encoding FAD-binding oxidoreductase → MSGNVDDFPCKITAREMVGEDILSIRVRCPSIAESIYPGQFVLLRDPSWGMDPLLMRPFAVSAVHGEDLELLIKLVGRGTSLLAERSVGDDLVVRGPMGRGFSSPESSPIYVAGALGAAPLLFARQVFGAGRFVLGVPGEGWGPFVDYLEARCPEMEVFSDDGSIGVRGTALDGLEKGESCPIYACGPMGMMAAMVKLEPVSCQVSLESRMACGIGACCGCVIETVQGKKRVCADGPVFNLEEVVWNA